Proteins encoded by one window of Mercenaria mercenaria strain notata chromosome 4, MADL_Memer_1, whole genome shotgun sequence:
- the LOC128556488 gene encoding techylectin-5B-like, whose translation MEKLVIYFVFILFSGADKILANALNHTMEMDRLDDMENRLNAESSRLTAESNVRKKEFNILFNKLGHIETMLQTLIEMKGTKTDSFRFNDESGAVSNNKMKIPLHTFKPEEKVPNIRFRREIAKDIGEQTEHTKNAYTRIENSLNNISREVELLKQEVVKQHVDSKETAKHFQQNIEEHIQDLGPPIQFTKETVETVSLKVETLKEKIANISHNLQNGTHFQNTCHGNALEEKPDVTSVQNNSCLDLYGYGIKSNGVFDIEIHKEIHRYKVDKKVIQVYCDMATDNGGWTVFQRRLNGSEDFYRGWNDYKFGFGNPDGEFWLGNEYINFLTDDGETHELRIDLEDYEGNRAYAKYVKFKVGNESTNYKLEVSGFNGNAGDSLSKPSNPDNIHDGMQFSTKDRDNDPAEINCASSFKGGWWFNSCFASHLNGLYYDEPSNCYDTWCIVWNSWKGFGNYLKFTEMKFR comes from the coding sequence ATGGAGAAACTTGTGATATATTTCGTGTTCATATTATTTTCTGGTGCAGACAAAATTCTTGCTAATGCATTAAATCATACAATGGAAATGGACAGATTAGATGACATGGAAAACCGGCTTAATGCGGAAAGTTCACGGCTTACTGCGGAAAGTAACGTCAGAAAGAAGGAgttcaatattttgtttaacaaaCTTGGACACATTGAAACAATGCTTCAAACTTTGATTGAAATGAAAGGAACAAAAACTGACTCTTTCAGATTTAATGACGAATCTGGTGCTGTGTctaataacaaaatgaaaataccacTCCACACCTTCAAGCCGGAAGAAAAAGTTCCAAACATTAGATTTCGACGAGAAATAGCTAAAGATATAGGCGAACAGACCGAACATACAAAGAACGCTTACACACGTATAGAAAACAGCTTGAATAATATTTCAAGAGAGGTTGAACTGCTAAAACAGGAAGTAGTAAAACAACATGTTGATTCAAAAGAAACGGCAaagcattttcaacaaaatatagaAGAACACATTCAAGACCTGGGCCCCCCTATACAGTTTACGAAAGAAACTGTTGAAACGGTTTCATTGAAAGTTGAAACTCTTAAAGAAAAGATTGCCAATATATCGCATAACCTACAAAACGGTACACATTTTCAAAACACGTGTCATGGCAATGCACTTGAGGAAAAGCCAGACGTCACCAGTGTTCAGAACAATTCGTGTTTGGATTTATACGGTTATGGGATTAAGTCTAATGGAGTTTTCGACATAGAAATACACAAAGAAATACATCGATATAAAGTTGATAAAAAAGTGATACAAGTTTATTGCGATATGGCCACTGACAATGGAGGTTGGACTGTATTCCAACGACGTCTAAATGGTTCTGAGGACTTTTATCGTGGATGGAATGATTATAAATTTGGATTCGGTAATCCGGATGGTGAATTCTGGCTTGGCAATGAATATATTAACTTTCTTACCGATGATGGCGAGACACATGAGCTAAGAATTGATCTAGAAGACTATGAAGGGAATCGTGCctatgcaaaatatgttaaatttaaGGTAGGGAATGAGAGCACAAACTACAAGCTAGAAGTAAGTGGTTTTAACGGGAATGCTGGTGACTCGCTGTCAAAACCTAGTAACCCAGATAACATACATGACGGAATGCAGTTCTCTACAAAGGACAGGGACAATGATCCAGCCGAGATTAACTGTGCATCCAGCTTTAAAGGCGGATGGTGGTTCAACTCTTGTTTTGCTTCACATTTGAACGGTTTATATTATGATGAACCATCAAATTGCTACGACACATGGTGTATTGTTTGGAATAGTTGGAAAGGCTTTGGGAACTACTTGaaatttactgaaatgaaattcagatga